One genomic segment of Vespa velutina chromosome 10, iVesVel2.1, whole genome shotgun sequence includes these proteins:
- the LOC124951952 gene encoding GATA zinc finger domain-containing protein 15-like, giving the protein NNNNNNNNNNNNNDNNIYYNNNNNNNNNNNNNNNNNNNNNNNNNNKNNNNINKNNNNYYYFYNNNTNNNNNNNNNNNNNNNNNNNNNNNNNNNNNNNNNNNNNNNNNNSTTATTTTITTSTTTTTTTTTTTNNNNNNNNNNNNNYYYYYNNNNNSNNNNNNNNNNNNNNNNNNNNNNNNNNNNNNN; this is encoded by the exons aataataataataataataataataataataataataatgataataatatatat tataataataataataataataataataataataataataataataataataataataataataataataataataataataagaataataataatattaataagaataataataattattattatttttataataataa tacaaataataataataataataataataataataataataataataataataataataataat aataataataataataataataataataataataataataataataataataataataataataatagtactactgctactactactactattactactagtactactactactactactactactactactactaataataataataataataataataataataataataattattattattattataataataacaataatagtaataataacaacaacaacaacaacaacaacaacaacaacaacaacaacaataataataataataataataataataataataataataataat